TAAGAGAAAAGCGAAATGGAAATTAAGAGGACAACGGACAAGAATAGATTTAATTTTCAAGCAAGTTTCTGATCTTTCTCCCCCCTATTTTTATTTGCATCTTCGCTATTAGAGATCGATTATTCAACCGCATTTATGATCTCCCTAAACACCTTACAGATTACCATAATAACCACCATATAACACCTacacaaacattataaaaaaacaacaacaaatatcccGGAAATGTCAAACTGTGTATTTTCAGGGGTACCGGGTATCATCGAGGGAATCGACGCCGACACGTCATTCTTCACAGGAAACTTTGTCCCTCGCGTGTCCCTCCAAGGGGGTGTTCTCTCTCCCGAAGGTGAGGTTGTGCCTCGTTCTTCAAGGGCGAAAagcggtgataatgatagtaaaagaatgatgaaatgaagtgaaatgatAGATGAGATAATGGGATAATTAGGTGATAGATTAAATAATGGGATAATTAAGTGATAGatgaaataatggaataattGGATGATTGATGacataaagaaataatagaataataaaaatataaaaagtaaatgtatatataagaaataaataagatcCGATCTCAAAACACATGTCTGTATACCTACATTGactgtatgcatgtgcgtgcgtgcgtgcgtgcgtgcgtgtgtgtgtgtgtgtgtgtgtgtgtgtgtgtgtgtgtgtgtgtgtgtgtgtgtgtgtgtgtgtgtgtattaactccCTATTCTTCCTCAGATGAAGCCAAAATCCCACCAAGAAAAAGCGAGATTGGAACTCAGGCTTGCGAAGGAGTGATGGAACAGGTGGCTCAGCTGGACAGTCAGGTAAGTTAGATATTCGCAAATTGGCAACAGAGGAAaggtgctacacacacacacacacacacacacacacacacacacacacacacacacacacacacacacacacacacacacacacacacacacacacacacacacacacacacacacacacacacacacacatatatatatatatatatatatatatatatatatatatatatatatatatatatatatattatttctatctttctttttcttccaatttcttcctttcctcctttcgttaTACGGAAATGTATGAAATTGCGTTGTCAGGTGGGAATGAAAatataagtaaagtaaaaaataaaaataaaaaaaacacgattagCTGTGCTGTAAACAATTTtgacaaaataatgacaaatgtgttagtaatagtaatgataataacaatagtgttgctaaaaattgatgatgataacagtaagtactgataataattgataacaatactactactagtaatgttaatactgttgataatgatgattgtggtgatgatgatgatgatgatgataataataatgataatatgatttataacgataataataatgataatggtaatgataataataatggtgataataacatgaagatgaaaatgataactataatgataataatactaatgatgatggtgatgacattgatgaaaataataatgataataatactatggtATTAGAAACTACAGCAGGAGCAGTAATCACCActatggtcatcatcattatcctcatctcatccattatcatcagcattaaaaaaaaattactattactctttattactatcatcaatacttATCATAaccataagaatgataatgatgatgataatgatggtgatggtgaggatgatgacgatgataatgatgatgatggtgatgacgatgataatgatgatgatgatgatgatgatggtaaagataataaacgaggaaaaacaataatacagaatgataaaaaagaagatgacCCCAGAAcgaaccccccctctccccctccctcctccccccatccccccatttccAGAATTGGCCATTCATCGTCCCGCTGACGGAAGCTCGACCCGGATACATGGACACGTGCCACACATACATCGAGGCGGCCGTCAAGAGACGCTGGACACACGTACGGCTTAACATATACCCTGACGGAGGCATTGCGAGGCTCAAGGTGTTCGGGAGTGCCACGCCGGATTGGTCGAAGGTGCCAAAAGGGAAGGTGAGGTCTGGGCTCAAAAGATAACTGGGAATATAGCCTGTGAATTTGTTTTTAACTCTGTCtttactgtttgtctgtctctgtcttagtctctctctctctctctctctcttctctctctctctctctctctctctctctctctctctctctctatctctctctctctccctccctctcctccctccctccctccctctttctccctcttccccccccctctttctctctctctctctctctatctatctctctgtcgctCACTAAACCCCAATGCCTTTACttgagtatagaaaaaaaaaaaaataatagaaacaaattATAGATcgttccccaccccctttttaaagCCTTCCGTCTCCCCTTGCCACGTGTTTCTCCCTCTCACGGCCTTGTCATGCATCTCATAACATAACAGGTCTTCTCCTCTTATAATATCTTCCCCCTTTATAacacatctcccccccctttgtatttcctccttcccccgtgttacatcctccccctccccgcccttataacgcatctcctctcccttttaaccccttttccccgcccaGCTGATCGACCTGGCTGCGGTTGAGAACGGGGGCGTGTGCCTGGAGTATAGCGACGCCCATTACGGTCACCCGCGGAACCTCATCAGCCCGGGGAGGGGCGTGACCATGGCCGATGGGTGGGAGACGGCGAGGAGACTCGATCGGCCAGCGGTGTTGCAAGGTGGGTGCAATCCTGTGCTATCCTGCGGTCGGGAATCGGATAGGTAAGGGTAGGTTGCGAGGTTGTTGCTGGTGAGCTGTTGGTCGGAAAGCGAGTTGGTGTGTTGCATAGGTTGCCTTAGATCGGTGGTTCTTAACCCTTTAAGTATcacgccatccccccccccccctttagaactttgtccttccctccacaccTCCCTGGCATCTGTAAATAAgattccctcccagattttaaaggCAATTATAAGTGTGTTTTGTTAGTCTTTctaatgagtatgaattagtggcattataattatactttccaTTATGTAACCATGTTTTCGTTAAgggaataacaaagataattagagaaattacgTCCTTTTCTACAAGGGCTAGcgccccctttggaaaatactgaAACCCCCCTAGGGTGGAGCGGGTCCTCAGTGGTGGGTGCAACTCGATGCAACAGGTCGGTTGGGAGTCGGAAATTAATTGATAAGTTGCAAAGTAGTTGCAATATGGTACGAGCTACTGGGAATCGAGAAAGGGTTGATCTGTTGCATAAATTGCCTTAGAAGGCGGGGAATCGAAACTTAATTGATAGGTTGCAAAGGAGTTGCAATTCGGTACGAGCTTACGGCCAACATGTTCTGTTGCACAGGCGACTATAGATTATCCAGACGTTCTGATTTCTAGAGTAATCTTGAAAAAATAATTCATATCTTTCTTtacagaagaaatagataaatagttagacagaTTGATTCGATTGATTAgatagattagacagatagatagatacacatgtgataaatagatagatagatagtaagatggatagatggatagacaaatagactgactgatagatggagacagagattgatagatagatatatagatagatagacatataaatagataggtagatagatagagagatagatataagtatatatatagatgtgtgtatatgtatgtaattatgtatgcatatatggatatataaatgataaaagagaaaaagataaatataaaagtaaataaacatatagatgatagataaatgaataaatcaataaccAGACACAcaactagataaataaaaggaaataaatggaaACAAATCACTATAAAAAGATCACAAATATATCCAAactgacctccccctcccccttcctctctccctcctcctctccctatcctctacctcctcctcctcctccgcctccgctccttctccccctcctcctcctcctccgccccccccacccagccGACGCCCGCGGGGTGCTCCAGGTGCCGGGGTTCGAGTGGGCGGTGCTGCGCTTGGGTCACCCCGGGGTCGTGTGTCAAGTGGAGATCGACACCCACCACTTCAAGGGCAACTTCCCCGACTCCTGCAGGATCGATGGCTGCCTGCTTCGGGAGGGCGCGGACTCTACCGTGTCCTTGGCCACTGACGAAGGGCTTTGGAGGACTATTTTGCCCCCGCAGAAGGTGAGTGAGCGGGGGGGGAATGTGTTCGCGTTCAAGCGTGATGTGCGATTTGTTATCTGAGGGATCGTGTGTCTAAGATTTTACACGTTGTAAGGGTTGCAGTCTTGACGTTGATTAGTGACAAATCTACAGATCGTTTCTAATAAACCAGTTAATATCTCGAAATATAAGTATCACTAAAATGATACATATTACcaaatcaggagagagagagaaaaaaaaaaaaaatatatatatatatatatatattaccatacgaTCAGAACTAAAATCTAGCAGGAACACGCAGAGAGACGCAAATCCATATActcctagacaaaaaaaaaaaaaaaaaaccatatattgcCAGATGAATTATAacataaaccccacacatttTCAGCTAAAGGCTCACGCCCGCCATTTCTACGCATCAGAAGTGGAAAATATCGGGCCGATCTCCCACGTGCGGATCGTCATGGCGCCGGACGGAGGCATAAGTCGCGTGAGGCTAATTGGAACGTTGTTTTCACTGGCGGCCAGACTGTGAAAACTGGGTGATTCGTTTGGATTATGGTTGCATACAGGATGGAAAGAATTTAgtggtgatatgtatatatatatatttttttttatat
This window of the Penaeus monodon isolate SGIC_2016 chromosome 39, NSTDA_Pmon_1, whole genome shotgun sequence genome carries:
- the LOC119597349 gene encoding allantoicase-like, producing the protein MARRQDASGTREEKPKFAELNNLISEKLGGRILFATDDWFAVAENLLKESDPEWREAEFTECGKWMDGWETRRKRIPGHDWCIIRLGVPGIIEGIDADTSFFTGNFVPRVSLQGGVLSPEDEAKIPPRKSEIGTQACEGVMEQVAQLDSQNWPFIVPLTEARPGYMDTCHTYIEAAVKRRWTHVRLNIYPDGGIARLKVFGSATPDWSKVPKGKLIDLAAVENGGVCLEYSDAHYGHPRNLISPGRGVTMADGWETARRLDRPAVLQADARGVLQVPGFEWAVLRLGHPGVVCQVEIDTHHFKGNFPDSCRIDGCLLREGADSTVSLATDEGLWRTILPPQKLKAHARHFYASEVENIGPISHVRIVMAPDGGISRVRLIGTLFSLAARL